GCTGGCCGTGCGCGCACGACAGCCGGCGGGCGATTTCATGTCCATCGACGAGACCGCGCCCGACATCGAGCTGCCGATGGAGCGCCCGCTGTACGCGCCGCCGCTGAAGCTGGCGATCACCAGTGCCCGCATCGACGCCGGTGACGAAGACGACGACGAGTTCGACGCCGCCGCGCTGTATTCGCAGTTCATCGTCGACAAGGCCGCGCTCGCCCAGCACGTGCGGCAGAGCCTGCAGCAGCGCACGCAGATCACGCTCGCCGAATTGCTGGACACCCGGCCGCTGCAGCAGGGCCTGGCCGAGCTGGTGGCCTATCTCAGCCTGGCGGCCGAGCCGCCCATCGGGGTGAATGCGGGCGTGAACGCGGTGATCGACGACACGCTCGAAGAGCGGGTCAGCTGGTTGGCCCGTGACGGCCGGCGCAAGAGCGCCCGGCTGCCGCGCGTGATCTTCTCGAAGTGAGGCCGCACGACATGGCGACGACGATCGAGTCCGCACCCGCACCCACGGCCGAGCTGTCCGCTGTGCTGATCCCGCTGCTCAAGGGCGTGACCTACCGCGCCGACGACGCCGCGCACTGGAGCGCACTGCTGCAACTGCAGGGCCGCGTGCGCGACCACGTGGCCGTGCTCGGCCTGGAGCTGATGCTCGACGAGGCCGAGGGTTACGCCTTCCTGCGCTCGCGTCCCGAGCCGGAGGATGAGGCCCTCCCGAAGCTGCCGCGGCTGGTGGCGCGCCGGCCGCTGTCGTTTCCGGTCAGCCTGCTGCTGGCGCTGCTGCGCAAGAAGCTCGCCGAGTTCGACGCCGCCGGGGCCGACACCCGGCTGATCCTGTCGCGCGAGCAGGTGGTCGAGCTGCTGCGGGTGTTCCTGCCCGAAGGCAGCAACGAGGCCCGGCTGATCGACCAGGTCGACAGCCACCTCAACCGCGTCGTCGACCTCGGTTTCGTGCGGCGCCTGCGTGGGCAGGACGGCCTGTTCGAGGTGCAGCGCATCCTCAAGGCCTTTGTCGACGCGCAGTGGCTGGCCGAGTTCGATGCCCGGCTGGCCACCTATCGCGCGCAGCTCGAAGGCAAGGCGGGGGTGGCCGATGAAGAATGAGGCGCTGGCGTTGGACTTCGGCGCCGACGAGGCTGACGGCGCACTGGCGGGCTTTCGCCTGCAGCGCCTGGAGGTCTTCAACTGGGGCACCTTCGATGCCCGCGTCTGGACGCTGCGTGCCGACGGCCGCAACGTGCTGCTCACCGGCGACATCGGCTCGGGCAAGTCGACGCTGGTCGACGCCGTCACCACGCTGCTGGTGCCGGCGCACCGCGTCGCCTACAACAAGGCGGCCGGCGCCGAGGCGCGCGAACGCACGCTGCGCAGCTACGTGCTCGGCCACTACAAGGCCGCGCGCAGCGAGCTCGGCGGCTCGGGCCGGCCGGTGGCGCTGCGTGGGCCCGACAGCTACTCGGTGATCCTGGGCGTGTTCCACAACGCCGGTTACGACCAGACCGTGACGCTGGCGCAGGTCTTCTGGCTCAAGGACCCGCAGGGCCAGCCGCTGCGCCTGTACGCGGTGGCGGAAAAGGCCTTGAGCATCGCCGCCGACTTCGCCGATTTCGGCACCGACATCGTCAAGCTGCGCAAGCGCCTGCGTGCCGCCAAGGTGGTGGTGGAGGACAGCTTTCCGCCCTACGGCGCGCTGTTCCGGCGCCACTTCGGCATCCACAACGAGCAGGCGCTGGAGCTGTTCCACCAGACGGTGTCGATGAAGTCGGTCGGCAACCTGACCGACTTCGTGCGCAGCCACATGCTCGAACCCTTCGACGTGGCGCCGCGGCTGGTTGCGCTGATCGCCCACTTCGACGACCTCAACCGCGCCCACGAGGCGGTGCTCAAGGCGCAGCGCCAGGTGGCGCTGCTGCAGCCGCTGGTGGCCGACTGCGAGCGCCATGGCGAACTCGCCGCCGCGGTCGAGGCCCAGCGCGCCGCACGCGAGGCGCTGCAGGCCTGGTTTGCCGGGCTCAAGGCCGAGCTGCTGGACCAACGCCTGCAGCACCTGGGCGACGATCTGGCGCGCCACCTCAGCCAGATCGAGCGCCTCACCGCCCTGCAGCGCGAGCAGCTCTCGCAGGAACGCGAGCTGCGGCGCGCGATCGCCGACAGTGGCGGCGACCGCATCGAGCGCCTGGCGCTGGACATCGCGCGCAAGGAAACCGAGAAACGGCGCCGCACCGACAAGGCCGGCCGCTACGACGCGCTGCGCCAGACGCTCGGCCTGCTGGCGATGCACAGCGCCGAGGATTTCCTGAACCAGCGCGCCTTGTGTGCGCCGCTGCGCGAGGCCGCTGCCGAGCACGAGGCGAGGGCGCAGAACGCGCTCAACGAACTGGGCGTGGCCTTTGCCCAGGGCCGCAAGGAACACGACGAGATGCTGGCCGAGATCGCCAGCCTGAAGGCGCGCCGCAGCAACATCGACGCGCAGCAGGTGGTGCTGCGTGCTGCGTTGTGCGAGGCCTTGAAGCTGCGCGAGGCCGACCTGCCGTATGCCGGCGAACTGATCCAGGTGCGCGACGACGAGCGCGACTGGGAGGGCGCCGCCGAACGGCTGCTGCGCAGCTTCGGCCTGTCGCTGCTGGTGCCCGACGAACACTACGCCGCGGTCAGCGACTGGGTCGACCGCACGCAGCTGAAGGGCCGGCTGGTCTACTTCCGCATCCGTCCCAAGGCCAGGGGTTCGAGCCAGGACGGCCGCGGCGATCTGCCCGCGCTGCAGCCCGATTCGCTGGCGCGCAAGCTGGCGATCAAGCCCGACACGCCGTTCTACGGCTGGCTCGAGCGCGAACTGGCGCACCGCTTCGACCTGGCCTGCTGCACCGGGCAGGAGCAGTTCCGCCGCGAGGCGCGCGCCATCACCCGCGCCGGCCAGATCAAGTCACCGGGCGAACGCCACGAGAAGGACGACCGCCACCGCATCGACGACCGCAGCCGCTACGTGCTCGGCTGGAGCAACCAGGCCAAGATCGCCGCGCTCGAATCCAGGGCCCGGGTGCTGCAGGCGCGGCTGATCGAGACCGGCCAGCGCCTGGCCGCGCTGCAGAACGAACAGGCGGCCCTGCGCGAGCGACTGCAGGCACTCGACAAGCTGGAGGAATACCGCGATTTCACCGAGCTCGACTGGCGCAGCAGCGTCACCGAACTGGCCGCCTTGCAGGATGAGAAACAGCGGCTGGAGGCCGCCTCCGACGTGCTGAAGACGCTGGCCGTGCAGCTGGCCACGCTGGAGTCGGTCCGCGACGACACCGGTCGCAAGCTGAAGGATCGTGAAGCCGAACAGACCCGCTGCGCGCTGAAACACGAGCAGGCCCGGGCGCTGCGCGAGCAGGCGCAGCAGAAGCTGGACGCCGCCGACTTCGCCGCTCGGGCCGCGCACTTCGGCCTGATCGAGGGCTGGCGTGCGCTGGCCCTGGGCGATCAGGCCCTGAGCGTCGAAAACTGCGACGGCCGCGAGCAGGAGATGCGGCGCTGGCTGCAGGCGCGCATCGACGCCGACGACAAGCGGCTCGCCCACCTGGGCGAGAAGATCGTGCGCGCGATGGCCCAATACAAGGAAGCCTTCAAGCTCGACACCCAGGAGGTCGATGCCAGCGTGGCCGCCGGCGCCGAGTACCGCGCGATGCTGGCGCAGCTCAAGGCCGACGACCTGCCGCGGTTCGTCGCCCGCTTCAAGGAGCTGCTCAATGAAAACACCATCCGCGAGGTGGCGCATTTCCAGTCGCAACTGCACCGCGAGCGCGAGACCATCAAGGAGCGCATCGCGCGCATCAACGAGTCGCTGACGCAGATCGACTACAACCCCGGCCGCTTCATCGCGCTCGAAGCCCAGACCGCCACCGACGCCGACGTGCGCGACTTCCAGACCGAGTTGCGCGCCTGCACCGAAGGCACGCTGACCGGCTCGGACGATGCGCAGTATTCCGAGGCCAAGTTCCTGCAGGTCAGGCAGATCATCGAGCGTTTCCGCGGCCGTGAAGGTTCGGCCGAAGCCGACCGGCGCTGGGCCGCCAAGGTGACCGACGTGCGGCAGTGGTTCGTGTTTGCCGCCAGCGAACGCTGGCGCGAGGACGGCAGCGAGTTCGAGCACTTCTCCGATTCGGGCGGCAAGTCCGGCGGGCAGAAGGAGAAGCTCGCCTACACCATCCTGGCCGCCAGCCTGGCCTACCAGTTCGGGCTGGAATGGGGCGCGCTGCGCTCGCGGACGTTCCGCTTCGTCGTCATCGACGAGGCCTTCGGCCGTGGCTCGGACGAGTCGGCGCAATACGGCCTGCGCCTGTTCCAGCAGCTCAACCTGCAGCTGCTGATCGTCACGCCGCTGCAGAAGATCCACATCATCGAACCCTTCGTGGCCAGCGTGGGCTTCGTGCACAACGAGGACGGCAGCGCCTCGAAGCTGCGCAACCTCGGCATCGAGGACTACCGCGCACAGCGCGACGGGTCGATGCCATGAGCGACTGGAGCTTGCCCGCCGACCTGCGCGCCCAGGTGCAGCGGCGCTGGGACAAGGGCGAGCTGCTGGCCGAGCGGGTCGCGCCGACGCAGCTTTTCCCGCTGCGGCTGACGCTGCGGGTGCCGTCGTCGAGCGACCTGTCCGAGCGTTTCGACGCGGTGCGCCGCTGGGTGGCCGATCTGCAGCAAGGCTCGCGCGCGGGCTACCGGCTGGTGCTGCGCGAGGTGCGGCACCGCGTCATCGGCCAGAACAGCCTGCCGGCCGAGGCCTGGGTCGACACGCTCGACGATGCCCTGCAGGTCATCGGCAAGGCGCGCGAGGCGCGGGTGTTCCAGTCCGTGCTGGCCGCCACGCGCGAGCGTCAGCCGGCGCTCTTGCCGTGGCTGCAGCGCCAGCCCTTGCGCGCGCTGTCGCTGGCCGAGGTCTGGCCGCAGTTGCTCGATCTGGTGGCCTGGCTGCAGGCGCATCCGCGCCCGGGCGTCTACCTGCGCCAGGTCGATCTGCCGGGCATCCACAGCAAGTTCATCGAAGCGCAGCGCGGCGTGCTGGCCGAGCTGTTCGATCTGGCGCTGCCGCCCGATGCCATCGACGCGACGGCCGGCGGCGCGGCGCAGTTTGCACGCCGCTACGGCTTTCGCGACAAGCCCTTGCGGGTGCGCCTGCGGTTTCTCGATCCGCGGCATGCCGCCTGGGTGAGCGGCACCGACGCCGACTACACGCTGACGCAGCAGGCCTTCGCACGGCTGGACCCGCCGGCCGTGCGGCGGGTGTTCGTCACCGAGAACGAGATCAACTTCCTGGCCTTCCCGCCGGTGGCCGACGGCCTGGTGGTGTTCGGCGCGGGTTACGGCTTCGAGGCCATGTCGCAGGCCGGGTGGCTGCACCGCCGTGCGCTGCACTACTGGGGCGACATCGACACCCACGGCTTTGCGATCCTCGATCAGCTGCGCGCGCATTTCCCGCAGGCGCGCGCCTTGCTGATGGACCACGACACCTTGCTGGCGCACGAGGCGCAGTGGGTCGACGAGCCGCAGCCCACGCAACGCGATCTGCCGCACCTGGACGACGCCGAGCGCTGGCTCTACGACGACCTGCGCTGGCGCCGATTGCGGGATGCACCGGTGCGGCTGGAGCAGGAGCGCATCGGCTTCGGCCGCGTCGAGCAGGTGCTCGCGGCGCTGTCGTGCGGCGGGGTGCCGTCAGGGGCGTGAGTCGCGTCCGCAGGGCTGCAGCTTGCGGCCTTGCGGCAGGTCGTCGATCTGGGTCAGGCGTTCCTGGGTCGCCGGGTCGGCCTTGGGCACGCGCAGCACGTGGCTGGTGCTGGGCGGCTCGAGCCGCACCACGCGGGCGAAGCGCACCTTCTGCTCCTGCAGGCGGCGCACGCTCTCCCGGGCGTCGGCCTCGCGGTTGTAGCGGCCGAAGATGAAGCCGGGTTCGTAGTCGGGCAGGTTGCGCACTTCCTCGAACGCGACTTCGCGCCGGCGCAGTTCTTCGGCGCGACGCTGCATCGTCACCTTGGAGTTGTAGCGCCCCATGTAGGCCATCCAGCTGCCCGGGCGCTCGCGCGTCAGCAGCGCCCAGCCGCCTTCGGGCAGGGCGCGGCGCAGGGCGCTTTCGGCCTGCGGCAGCTCGGCCGGCGTGAAAGGGCCGGCCTCCAGGCAGACCGGCGGCGGCGCGCGCCGGGTCAGCGTGGCGGGCGGCAGGATCTGCAGCGCCTCGGGCGCGATCTGCGCGGCCAGCCGCTGCGGTTCGCGGTCGCGCTGCGGCGACAGGCCGACCACGTCGTCGAGCCAGCCGCGGCTCCAGCTGAAGAACATCAGATTGGCCAGGAGCAGCGCCGCCAGCAGGCCCCTCAGCATGGGCGCGCGCTCACTTCGCCGCTGTGCACGGCGTGGATCTGGCCGGCGGCGTCGCGCAGCAGCAGGGCGCCGTCGGGCGCGATGCCGCAGGCCGTGCCGTGCCGATCGCCGGCCTGCACCGGGCGGCCGGCCAGCACGTCACGCGCGGCAAAACGCGGCAACAGCGGGGCCAGGCCGTGACGCTCGAAATCCTGCAGCGCCCGCCACAGCGGCAGCGCCACGCGGTGCAGCGCGAGCGGCGCGCTGGCAGCCGGATCGAGCTCCTGCAGGCACGCATAGCCGCTGCCGAACGGGGCCGTCTCGGCGTCGCCCAGCGGCTCGATGTTCAGGCCGACACCGACCACCACCTGGCGTGCACCGTCCGCGCTGCCGGGCGCCATCAGCGTCTCGATCAGGATGCCGCCGAGCTTGCGGTCGTCGCCGCGCAGCCACAGGTCGTTGGGCCACTTGATGCCGATGCGCGGATGCAGCGCCTCGGCCAGCGCCAGCCCGACCGCCAGCGACAGGCCCGACCAGTCGGCCGGTGCGAGCGGGCAGGCGAGCGAGAAGGTCAGCGAGCGCCCGGGTGCGGAACTCCAGCTGCGGCCGAGCCGGCCGCGACCGGCGTTCTGGCGCTCGGCCACCAGCAGGCAGGGCGCGCTGTCGCCGGCGCGGGCGCGTTCGAGCAGGGCGGTGTTGGTCGATGCGGTTTCGGGCAGCACCTCGATGCTCAGGCCCGGGGCATGGGGCTCCAGCGCGAGCCAGAGGTCTTCGGCATCCCAGTTGAGGATCGTGGAGGGCAAGGCAGTCTTCAGCGTTTGGGCGCCAGCATCGTACCGCGGCAGGTCTTGTGGCCGCACCAGCAGGCGTAGTCCTTCTTGAGCCGGGCGGTGTAGCGCTCGTCGATCACCAGCTGGTAGTCGAAGAACAGCTCCTCGCCGGCCTTGATGGCGCGCCGGGCCTTGATGAAGATGCGATCGCCGTCGATCTCGGCCTCGCAGTTGGGCGCGCAGGCGTGGTTGATCCAGCGCGCCGCGTTGCCGTTGACGGCGCCGTCGATGACCCGCTGCTCGTCGACGTGGAAGTAGAAGGTGTGGTTGGGCTGCGCGGGGTCGTGCGGATGGCGGCGCAGCGCCTCGTCCCAGCCGATCATCTCGCCCTTGTATTCGATCAGCAGCTCGCCTTTCTTCAGCGGCTGCAGCGCGAACACGCCCTTGCCGTGCACGCCCGAGCGGCGCACCTGGATGCGCCGCGGGTCCTTGCGCGGCGGTGCCTCGACCGCGGCGACCGGTGCGGGTTTCGGGGCTCGCGCGGGGCGCTCGGGGGCAGGGCTGGCTCGGCGCGTCGGCATGGGCGTTTTCAGATCTGGTTAGATTGAGGGTGTGAGCGCGCGCGCATGAGCGCGCGCACGTGTAACGCAGATTGTAGAGAGCGCACCGGCCCGGGGCCGGTGGCACAAGCAGGGTCAAGGAACATGAGCAAGTCACTGGTCATCGCCGAAAAGCCGTCCGTCGCGCAGGACATCGTGCGTGCGTTGACGACGACGTCGGGCAAGTTCGAGAAACACGCCGAACATTTCGAGAACGACCACTACGTCGTCTCGTCGGCGGTCGGCCACCTGGTCGAGATCCGCGCGCCCGAGGAATACGACGTCAAGCGCGGCAAATGGAGCTTCAACAACCTGCCGGTGGTGCCGCCGCACTTCGATCTGGAGCCGATCGACAAGAGCAAGGGGCGGCTCAGTGCGCTGGTCAAGCTGATCAAGCGCAAGGACGTCACCCATCTCATCAACGCCTGCGACGCCGGGCGCGAGGGCGAGCTGATCTTCCGCCTGATCGAGCAGTACGCGCTGGGCGCCAAGGTCGGCACCAAGCCGGTGCAGCGCCTGTGGCTGCAGAGCATGACGCCGCAGGCGATCCGCGACGGCTTCGAGAAGCTGCGCTCGGACGCCGAGATGCGCGGCCTGGCCGAAGCCGCGCGCAGCCGCAGCGAGGCCGACTGGCTGGTCGGCATCAACGGCACGCGGGCGATGACGGCCTTCAACTCGCGCGACGGCGGCTTCTTTCTCACCACCGTCGGGCGGGTGCAGACGCCCACGCTGTCGATCGTGGTCGAGCGCGAGGAGAAGATCCGCAAGCACGTCTCGCGGCCGTACTGGGAGGTGCGGGCCGACTTCGGCGCCGCCGCCGGCTTGTACGAGGGCAAGTGGTTCGACCCCAAGTTCAAGAAGGACGACGACCTCGAGCGCCGCGCCGACCGGCTCTGGAGCGAGGCCGAGGCCGACGCCATCGCCGCCGCGGTGCGCGGCCGGACCGGCACGGTGCGCGAGGAGGCCAAGCCCAGCACCCAGGCCAGCCCGCTGCTCTACGACCTGACGACGCTGCAGCGCGAGGCCAACGGCCGCTTCGGCTTCTCGGCCAAGACGACGCTGTCGATCGCCCAGGCGCTGTACGAAAAACACAAGGTGCTGACCTATCCGCGGACCGACGCCCGTGCGCTGCCCGAGGACTACGTGCCGGTGGCCAAGGAGACGCTGGCGATGATCGCCAGCGAGGACCTGCCCGGCCCCCTGCGCGAGCTGGCCCAGCATGCCCGCAAGGCGCTCGATGCCGGCTACGTCAAGCCGGTCAAGCGGGTGTTCGACAACAGCAAGATCTCGGACCACTTCGCCATCATCCCGACCCTGCAGGCGCCGCGCAGCCTGAGCGAGATCGAGGCCAAGCTCTACGACATGGTGGTCAAGCGCTTCATCGCGGTGTTCTACCCGTCGGCCGAATTCATGGTCACGACCCGCATCACCGAGGTGCCGGTGGCTCAGTCGGCGAGCCAGTCGCTGCCCAAGGGGGTGACCTCGCCGCTGCAGTTCCAGACCAACGGCAAGGTGCTGGTCAACCCGGGCTGGCTGGCGGTCTACGGCAAGGACGCGCAGGACGAGGACGCCAACCTGGTGCCGGTCAAGCCCGGCGAGACGGTGCAGGCTGAGGAGCTGCGCATCTCGCCGCTCAAGACCCGGCCGCCCGCGCGCTACAACGAGGCCACGCTGCTGAGCGCGATGGAAGGCGCCGGCAAGCTGATCGACGACGAGGAGCTCAAGGCCGCGATGCAGGAGAAGGGCCTGGGCACGCCGGCCACCCGCGCGCAGGTGATCGAAGGCCTGATCCTCGAGAAATACATGCTGCGCGAGGGCCGCGACCTGATCGCCACCGCCAAGGCCTTCCAGCTCATGACGCTGCTGCGCGGCCTGGCGATCGAGGACCTGACCAAGCCCGAGCTGACCGGCCAGTGGGAATACCAGCTCAGCCAGATGGAGAAGGGCCAGCTCAGCCGCGATGCCTTCATGCACGGCATCGCCGACATGGCGCAGCGCATCGTCAAGAAGGCCAAGGAATACGACCGCGACACCATCCCCGGCGACTACGCGACGCTGAAGGCGCCCTGCCCGAACTGCGGCGGCGTGGTCAAGGAGAACTACCGCCGCTTCGCCTGCGTCGGCCGTGACGCCAACGGCAGCAGCGGCGCCGAGGGCAGCGGCTGCGGCTTCTCGATCAGCAAGATCCCGGGCTCGCGCAGCTTCGAGCTGCACGAGGCCGAGGCCTTCCTGCGCGACCACAAGATCGGCCCGCTGGAGGGCTTCCGCTCCAAGGCCGGCTGGCCGTTCACGGCCGAGCTCAAGCTGGTGCGCGACGACGAGATCAACAACTGGAAGCTCGAGTTCGACTTCGGCGAGGACGCCAAGAAGGACGACGAGTCCGGCGAGCCGGTCGACTTCAGCGCCCAGACCAGCCTCGGCAGCTGCCCGAAGTGCAAGGGCCACGTCTACGAACACGGCACCAGCTACGTCTGCGAGCACGCGGTGGGCGCGCCCCAGACCTGCGACTTCAAGACCGGCAAGATCATCCTGCAGCAGCCCGTCACGCACGAGCAGATGAACAAGCTGCTGATCGAAGGCAAGACCGCGCTGCTCGACGGCTTCGTCTCCAACAAGACCAAGCGCAAGTTCAAGGCCTTCCTGGTGTTCGACAAGAAGGAGGGCAAGGTGGTGTTCGAGTTCGAGCCGCGTGCGGCGCGGGTGCCGGCCAAGAAGGCGGCCGCGAAGGCCTCATGACCATCCCCGAGGCGCTGCACCTGCTCGAAGTCGGTGCCCACAGCCACGACAGCGTGACCAGCCGGCTGGCGGTGCTGCACGCCCAGATCCGCCGCCTGGTGCCGGCGGTCGATCGCATCTCGTGCGCGCTCCACGAGCCTGAAGACGGGCTGCTCAAGACCTTCGTGCACAGCACGACCTCGGCCCAGCCGCTGCAGGCGTACCAGTTCCGGCTGGCCGACAGCGCCTCGCTGTCGGCGCTGGTGCGCGAGCGCGGCGAGCGGGTCATCGACGACATGCAGACCGAGCTGCACGGCCACGGCCATGCGCACACCGAGTGGCTGCTGGCGCAGGGTTATCGCAGCTCGTACACGCTGCCGCTGTTCGATCACGAGAACCTGATCGGCCTGCTGTTCTTCGACGCCCTGACGCCGTCGGCGTTCCAGCCGCTGGTCTGCGAGCGCCTGCGGCCCTACGCCAGCCTGATCGCGATGCTGCTGAGCCAGGAGCTGTCGACCATGCGCATGCTGGTCGGCTCGATCCAGATCGCCCGCGAGTTCGCCAACCTGCGCGACATCGAGACCGGCAGCCACCTGTCGCGCATGGCCGCCTTCGCCCAGCTGATCGCGCTGCGGCTGGCGCACGCACGCGGCTACGACGACGAGTTCATCGAGCATGTCTACCTGTTCGCGCCGCTGCACGACATCGGCAAGATCGGCGTGCCCGACCACATCATGCTCAAGCCCGGCGCGCTCGACGCCGACGAGTGGCGCCAGATGACCGAACACGTCGACAAGGGCGAGCAGATCGTCGAACGCCTGATCGAGACCTTCTCGCTGGCCCACCTGGCCGGCGTGCAGGTGCTGCGCCAGATCGTCGCCGGCCACCACGAGCGCATCGACGGCAGCGGTTATCCGCGCGGCCTGCGGGGCGCCGAGCTGCCGGACGCCGCACGCATCATCACGGTGGCCGACATCTACGACGCGCTGCGCAGCGAGCGGCCGTACAAGCCGGCCTGGCGCCACGACGAGGTCGCCGCCGAACTGCGCCGCATGGCCGCGGCCGGGCGGCTCGACGCCGAGATGGTCGAGGCCCTGCTCGCCGAGCCTGCCGCGCTGGAGGCCATCCGCACCCGCTTTCACGACGCCGATGGCGTGGCGGCCTGCTGAGCGGCGCCGCCGCCCGACGACATGACCTGGGATCTGGCCTACAAGCTGCTGGCGCTGTTCGCGATGATCGCGATCGGCTACGGCGCCACGCGCCTGGGCGTGCTCGGCGGCGCCGACGGGCAACGGGCGCTGGCCAGCGCGGCGTTCGGGCTGTTCCTGCCGGCGCTGCTGTTCCGCACCACCGCCGGGATCGACCTGTCCGACCTGCCGGGGCCGCTGCTGCTGGCGTTCTTCGGCCCGCTGGTGCTCTGGGCGCTGGCGATCTGGTACGTCTACCGGCGCCGCGGGCCGGCCCATCCGGCCGATCCGGCGGTGCGCGCGGTGTCGCTGAGTTTCGGCAACACGGTGCAGGTCGGCCTGCCGTTTGCCGCTGCGCTGTTCGGCGAGGCCGGGCTGCAGCTGCACCTGGCGATCGTCAGCCTGCACGCGCTGGTGCTGCTGAGCCTGCTGACGGTGCTGGCCGAGGTCGACATCGCCCATGCCGCCGCGCGCCGTGGCAGCGCGGCCGCGCTCGGCAGCCTGCTGCTGACCATCGCCCGCCAGACGCTGATCCACCCGGTCGTGCTGCCGGTGCTGGCCGGCCTGGCCTGGCACCTGACGGGCTGGCAGCTGCATCCGGTGGCCGACAACATGCTGCTCACGCTCGGCCAGGCCGGCGTGCCGCTGTGCCTGGTGCTGATCGGCGCCTCGCTGGCGCAGTACGGGCTGGGCAGCAGCTGGCAGCGTCTGCTGGGGCTGGTGATGCTCAAGCTGCTGTTGCTGCCGGCGATCGTGGCGGCGCTGGGCGTGTGGGTGTTCGGTCTGCGCGGCCTGCCGCTGGCGGTGCTGGTGATGGCCGCCGCGCTGCCCAGCGGCAGCAACGCGCTGCTGTTCGCGCAGCGCTACCGCACGCTCGAGGGCGAGGCCAGCGCGGCGATCGTGCTGTCGACGCTGGGCTTCGCGCTGACCGCGCCGCTGTGGCTGAGCCTGCTGCTCTGACGCCCTGACGCCCTGACGCCCTGACGCCCTGACGGGTGGTGCGCCTCAGCGCGGCCGCAATGCCAGCGGCCGGATGCCGGCGCTGGCGATGTGGTTCAGGAAGGGCTCGAGCGCCATCACCCGGCAGCTCAGCCGGC
This portion of the Leptothrix cholodnii SP-6 genome encodes:
- a CDS encoding DUF4194 domain-containing protein, whose product is MATTIESAPAPTAELSAVLIPLLKGVTYRADDAAHWSALLQLQGRVRDHVAVLGLELMLDEAEGYAFLRSRPEPEDEALPKLPRLVARRPLSFPVSLLLALLRKKLAEFDAAGADTRLILSREQVVELLRVFLPEGSNEARLIDQVDSHLNRVVDLGFVRRLRGQDGLFEVQRILKAFVDAQWLAEFDARLATYRAQLEGKAGVADEE
- a CDS encoding ATP-binding protein, whose translation is MKNEALALDFGADEADGALAGFRLQRLEVFNWGTFDARVWTLRADGRNVLLTGDIGSGKSTLVDAVTTLLVPAHRVAYNKAAGAEARERTLRSYVLGHYKAARSELGGSGRPVALRGPDSYSVILGVFHNAGYDQTVTLAQVFWLKDPQGQPLRLYAVAEKALSIAADFADFGTDIVKLRKRLRAAKVVVEDSFPPYGALFRRHFGIHNEQALELFHQTVSMKSVGNLTDFVRSHMLEPFDVAPRLVALIAHFDDLNRAHEAVLKAQRQVALLQPLVADCERHGELAAAVEAQRAAREALQAWFAGLKAELLDQRLQHLGDDLARHLSQIERLTALQREQLSQERELRRAIADSGGDRIERLALDIARKETEKRRRTDKAGRYDALRQTLGLLAMHSAEDFLNQRALCAPLREAAAEHEARAQNALNELGVAFAQGRKEHDEMLAEIASLKARRSNIDAQQVVLRAALCEALKLREADLPYAGELIQVRDDERDWEGAAERLLRSFGLSLLVPDEHYAAVSDWVDRTQLKGRLVYFRIRPKARGSSQDGRGDLPALQPDSLARKLAIKPDTPFYGWLERELAHRFDLACCTGQEQFRREARAITRAGQIKSPGERHEKDDRHRIDDRSRYVLGWSNQAKIAALESRARVLQARLIETGQRLAALQNEQAALRERLQALDKLEEYRDFTELDWRSSVTELAALQDEKQRLEAASDVLKTLAVQLATLESVRDDTGRKLKDREAEQTRCALKHEQARALREQAQQKLDAADFAARAAHFGLIEGWRALALGDQALSVENCDGREQEMRRWLQARIDADDKRLAHLGEKIVRAMAQYKEAFKLDTQEVDASVAAGAEYRAMLAQLKADDLPRFVARFKELLNENTIREVAHFQSQLHRERETIKERIARINESLTQIDYNPGRFIALEAQTATDADVRDFQTELRACTEGTLTGSDDAQYSEAKFLQVRQIIERFRGREGSAEADRRWAAKVTDVRQWFVFAASERWREDGSEFEHFSDSGGKSGGQKEKLAYTILAASLAYQFGLEWGALRSRTFRFVVIDEAFGRGSDESAQYGLRLFQQLNLQLLIVTPLQKIHIIEPFVASVGFVHNEDGSASKLRNLGIEDYRAQRDGSMP
- a CDS encoding DUF3322 domain-containing protein produces the protein MSDWSLPADLRAQVQRRWDKGELLAERVAPTQLFPLRLTLRVPSSSDLSERFDAVRRWVADLQQGSRAGYRLVLREVRHRVIGQNSLPAEAWVDTLDDALQVIGKAREARVFQSVLAATRERQPALLPWLQRQPLRALSLAEVWPQLLDLVAWLQAHPRPGVYLRQVDLPGIHSKFIEAQRGVLAELFDLALPPDAIDATAGGAAQFARRYGFRDKPLRVRLRFLDPRHAAWVSGTDADYTLTQQAFARLDPPAVRRVFVTENEINFLAFPPVADGLVVFGAGYGFEAMSQAGWLHRRALHYWGDIDTHGFAILDQLRAHFPQARALLMDHDTLLAHEAQWVDEPQPTQRDLPHLDDAERWLYDDLRWRRLRDAPVRLEQERIGFGRVEQVLAALSCGGVPSGA
- a CDS encoding biotin--[acetyl-CoA-carboxylase] ligase, which produces MPSTILNWDAEDLWLALEPHAPGLSIEVLPETASTNTALLERARAGDSAPCLLVAERQNAGRGRLGRSWSSAPGRSLTFSLACPLAPADWSGLSLAVGLALAEALHPRIGIKWPNDLWLRGDDRKLGGILIETLMAPGSADGARQVVVGVGLNIEPLGDAETAPFGSGYACLQELDPAASAPLALHRVALPLWRALQDFERHGLAPLLPRFAARDVLAGRPVQAGDRHGTACGIAPDGALLLRDAAGQIHAVHSGEVSARPC
- a CDS encoding SET domain-containing protein, which codes for MPTRRASPAPERPARAPKPAPVAAVEAPPRKDPRRIQVRRSGVHGKGVFALQPLKKGELLIEYKGEMIGWDEALRRHPHDPAQPNHTFYFHVDEQRVIDGAVNGNAARWINHACAPNCEAEIDGDRIFIKARRAIKAGEELFFDYQLVIDERYTARLKKDYACWCGHKTCRGTMLAPKR
- a CDS encoding DNA topoisomerase III, yielding MSKSLVIAEKPSVAQDIVRALTTTSGKFEKHAEHFENDHYVVSSAVGHLVEIRAPEEYDVKRGKWSFNNLPVVPPHFDLEPIDKSKGRLSALVKLIKRKDVTHLINACDAGREGELIFRLIEQYALGAKVGTKPVQRLWLQSMTPQAIRDGFEKLRSDAEMRGLAEAARSRSEADWLVGINGTRAMTAFNSRDGGFFLTTVGRVQTPTLSIVVEREEKIRKHVSRPYWEVRADFGAAAGLYEGKWFDPKFKKDDDLERRADRLWSEAEADAIAAAVRGRTGTVREEAKPSTQASPLLYDLTTLQREANGRFGFSAKTTLSIAQALYEKHKVLTYPRTDARALPEDYVPVAKETLAMIASEDLPGPLRELAQHARKALDAGYVKPVKRVFDNSKISDHFAIIPTLQAPRSLSEIEAKLYDMVVKRFIAVFYPSAEFMVTTRITEVPVAQSASQSLPKGVTSPLQFQTNGKVLVNPGWLAVYGKDAQDEDANLVPVKPGETVQAEELRISPLKTRPPARYNEATLLSAMEGAGKLIDDEELKAAMQEKGLGTPATRAQVIEGLILEKYMLREGRDLIATAKAFQLMTLLRGLAIEDLTKPELTGQWEYQLSQMEKGQLSRDAFMHGIADMAQRIVKKAKEYDRDTIPGDYATLKAPCPNCGGVVKENYRRFACVGRDANGSSGAEGSGCGFSISKIPGSRSFELHEAEAFLRDHKIGPLEGFRSKAGWPFTAELKLVRDDEINNWKLEFDFGEDAKKDDESGEPVDFSAQTSLGSCPKCKGHVYEHGTSYVCEHAVGAPQTCDFKTGKIILQQPVTHEQMNKLLIEGKTALLDGFVSNKTKRKFKAFLVFDKKEGKVVFEFEPRAARVPAKKAAAKAS